The DNA window caccgtccacactccattttaagtaaacaaaagcttattttggatgagattaatcgcgattaatattaatatgtatatttatgtatataaaaaaaagttttaaaataataatgaaaaaatagcTATAAATGATGTACAGGATATTATATAGTCGTCTCAGTCCAATCTCAGTGTGTTCTCTTTATAATTACATGTTTCTCAATCATTTCAGACATTTGAGAAAGACAGAAGTGCTTTACAGCAGTCATGGCAGCAATAGCGACTGTCCCTAACTACACCCCGTCGATATGGGTACGGTTATGCCATGCTATTCCTCGCCTGGACTTGACCCTGCAGACCCGAGACAGCGTGTTCACTCCAGACAGCTGGGAGTATCAGCAGgtaaccctctctctctctctctctctctctctctctcgcccgcACACTTCTCCCCTGCCCTCTCCTTGTTTCTCACTCTCAGAAACAATTTTCACACCTGACAGCTGGTGGTGGGTGCGCTCATCATTCGGAGCGACGCATTTATTTCTGTCTCGCTCTCTATTTTCTCTTCTTTGTGTGCACCTCTCATTTTGTCTAAATGATATCACATATATGCGATATAATGTATGAACAGTCAGAAATCTCTTTTTGCTTGCTGTCAGGAGTATTTTTACGCACTTTTATACTCTAACACAGACTCTTAGAGAGACTAAACTGAAGTGTTACAGTCAAAACCATTAAAGGCACTTTTCTATCTGCAGTTTAAAGATATATTGACTCAAAGTAGCGGCTAAAGAACCAATATCAGAGACTAAAAGCATGATGGGGGTGATGTAAAAATGATAACTCCATTATAACACATTTACTTAAGTAAGTGTATGTTTCCACATTAGTGAGATATTGATAAAAGATATGATTGATATCTAATATAAATGGCCAGCACATTAGGACTGGAACTGTGATGCAGTGAATGTGGCTTAAATAAGTGttcatttccattttgtttCAGAAAGCATTAAATCCTTGTTCATGATCGCAAGTTCCAGAAAGGTTCCCACGCCAAGAAGGTGTTATTTCAGTGACGGGTTATTTATAGTGATATTACATTAGGTGATTTATGAGTTAATCACTGATTAATTTATTCAACTGATTCGACAATTTACAGGTTAAattgcaaacaaaacaagacatagTCATAAGTCGTCATTGAATTGTTCACTCAGtggattcattcaaaacactgaattttCTGCGTTCAGGATAAAACTGAAGACTTTGTTAGGAATAATTTTCATTGAcagagaaaaaattatattttgaaaaaaagttctAACAGGACAGGTGAACGTAactagtaataatatattttagacacatatttacatttattttaatttggtaTCAAAATTCAAATAGAAACGTAGTAACTACATGCCCCTTCAATCCAGTACTTTCTCCTATCCCAACCTAACTTTGCAGACTTGCGGAGAGAATAAGTACATCTCATCTAAATTGCAGGTTGATTTTCCATAAAAACAGtgcaaacaaaatatatatatatatatatatatatatatatatatatatatatatatatatatatatatatatatatatatatacagtgctaTCAAAACATCACAACCAGCCTGAGAGTGCAACATCAACTCTTATAACACATATGTTTGCTATATGTTTGTCTGACAACCCTGGAACAACCctgttttaaaacaatcattttcagTGTCCGTGATTGCAGAAGTATTCTTCCCATTCTTCTGCCCATAGAATGTTTTGAAGAAGAAGTCTGTTAAAGAGTTAAATATGTGATATatgtaaagttaaaaaaaaatccattaaagtAAAAGCTTGTATTTGTAATGCAGAGATTTGTAAAGTATTTGAAGTAAAAAGTTACAAGAGTGGGTGCTACTTTTTTAATGAAGGAATTCCATATTGCAAagacttttaattttcaataaaaaaaaaactttaaagaagGCGTTTGTCATTATAAACAACCTGTTTGCTCATGAAATCTgtctttaaatgtatattaaaagtCAGTGGCTCTACGGAGAAATCAAGTGGGTTTGAGTATCCGGCTGTTgaactgtgtttttctgtttcttttgatGATGCTAGCAAGGCAGAAATTAGCAGCAGTTGTGAGGTTACTCTTCCAGGAAGAAATAGCTTCACTACAAATTGATAAAGTAGGAAGAGACAATGCCAGATTATTCCGGATGCCTGAATGGGTTTACAGGATAAGACGCAGATGATAAGAGAAAGATGTGCTGGGAAATAACGTACTGCGAGAGAGCAAGAGATATGGAAGAGAGGGGGAAACGACGGAGAGAAATACTCGTGGATATTAGTGGGAAtcgggaagagagagaggagagggagccagagatgaaaaacaagagagaaaatCAGAGGGAAAAGCAGTGAATGTATTTAAGTAGGTCACAGATTATTAATAGAGATCCAGTGGCgtggataaaaagaaagaaagggggaGAACAGTGAGGGATGAGTGAGCGGAAGAGAAAGCATGGGGAGAAACTGTggggaaaagaaagagtgatagACAGAGAAACTGAAGAAGATGGATTGGGAACAGACTAAAGATGAATAGTATATGATACATGAATACACTATACGTGTTTGAATCCAGTGGAAAGCTTTAATTACACctcgtctttctctctctttgagtGGAGCACCCATGCTGTATTAGCCAATAAGATTAAAGAGACATCCTCCATTTTATGTCACACTGCTTTCTATACAATACATGCATGAGCTCCAATGCTATGCAGCTATGCGGTATGTTTATTCTGCgctctctttttattttgttacaatGAAAACAATTCCTCACTCGTACTCTCCTGTATGCAAACgtaatatatgtgcattttttttatatatatatgaaatatactaACACATATAAAAcctatttattaacatatttatctTGCCCATACAGtgtatgtttatgcatgtgACAACTGACAATACACGTTGATATTATTTAGGTAACTATAAAggatatgcatatttttaaaaatataaaaacatgtaaacataaagtgttttttttgtttttttttacattaattcgTAGGAAATGTATTGTTGACACAtagctatatataatataaaactatcATATAGATATTATTACCATATGGACATATAAAGTTTTACTCTCAggattttatgttatatatgttatatatatctACCCAGTGAACAtatgtttttgcatataaatatgtttttatttagcatactatttatacacatttgttTGCTGTTCAATTTCACAAATAGTTGCATTTTGGAATATCGCATAAAAAAACGCTGGATGGTAACACCAAGATATgcataaattctaaaaatgtgcataataatACTTGAGCATACTTGAGTAGGATAAACATTTTATCCtataacaaaaatgtgtataaactacaatggaaacacatttaccaaataaattcCTCCATGCGCAtcaaaaaaagtcatgtgactTTGCGCTATGAGGCAGGATAACCAGACGGGCTGTGGACCGATCTCGCTCACAGCATCTTTTGCGTGATCATTCTGAAAAGCCTACGAAAGTCTGTCATTAAAGTATTTCTGGATAACTGTCTTACACGACTGCGTTCCCAAACAGCTGGCAGCCACCTCTGAAAGCAACGACTGCATTTATGGTGTTGTCTGCTCACTCCGAGGCGCAAGCAATGTACATTACATAggaaaattattatattcattggCTTCTCCTGTATTTCTGGTGATATTTAGCTCCACAGTTTACAAGGAAGTGAAGATTTCTTTGGATGGAAACAGTGCTTTATTCGCATATGCtttatgcaatatattacaatatataacacCATTGAAAAACCGATGCCATGTGCTAGACcagctatttatatatatatatatgaagtctTCTTCCATTCTCTCTTTCCACAGACTCTCCTGGTCCTCTCCAGCTTCTCCGCCATTGCTCTCGTCCTCTCGTTACTTGTAGTTCTCTCCTTCCTCATCCACTACTGCTGCTGCCATCGTGGTGAAGGGGGCCGGGATgcagaggaagaagaggaagacgATGATGCCAGCGGTGGCCATGGATATAGCGGAAGAAAGGGGCGGGGCATCTGCTGTGTCACATGGGTTTCGGTAGCAGCCGTCACGTTGTGTTGGTAATGCCTGTTAATGAACGTAATTTTCAGATGCCAGTGATTACCCTCTGTTGAGcagacatttttaattcaaacgaTAATAGGAGCTCACGAACAAGCTGtacttcaaaacatcttttgtaaTGCTTTCATGGCTCGTCCTTCTTGCACGATAGTCATATGatgcaaattttaaatttatttttatatatatatatatatatagactttgTGCGCGATTCGGTTCCATTTAGACACATGTGAATTACAGGggagaataaaaaatattagaaacgtATATAACTGCTTtcacacagaatgaaaaaaaacgttCAGGGCTTCTCTTAACAGCAACAACCTTAAACTTACCGCCCATGTATAAAGCTAAACAGTAGCCTTTTCCCACGTCTAGACTCGCACTATAAAGATATCGCACTTTGTTCTAAATAAAGCTGTGTTTCATTTGCGCATTTGCAAGGGATGGTTTCCTTCAATTACGTTTTCTACATATACTGGCAGAACACCAACCCGTTTAATATATTCAGGGCTATGAATATGAAACCAAATGCTTTTTCACGCCTCATTAATCTGAACCATCAGCATGATGTATTAATGTTCTCGAAGTCACACATAAATTGTTTGTGTAAATTATCACTGTTTCTGTGAGAACCGGTTTGATGCGGCACGTGTTCCGCCCCCATGACATCACCCCCTTCCCATCCACGTTGACCTCTTTTTCTGAAGGATTCAAAGGCTAGCGGCTGATTTACAGATGACTGCATACGTGCACACCTTTACTGCTTACATTGCGATTATAAATTCGAAATGTGTTTCTGCTTTCTTTGGCTTAATCTGGGTCAAACAgttagagagagactgagattTGCTATTTTTAGCAGGTTGGAAAGGATTGGACGAGCATCTGGCCCAAGCATTAATCTGAATATTTGAATGTGAAATAGATATGTAAATGAGTGGAGTTTTAGCGTTGCTGATTTGGATTCCAAAGATCTTTAGTGTGTTTGCGTTGAAACCAGTTTAATATGACAACTAGCATTTAAACGTTTGTGATCAGATTTcctttttaagaaatgtatacttttattcagcaaggacgcattactttttttaaacgttgttaAAAAGAGTTCTGTTGTGAGTAAATGCTATTGTTTTGACATTTCTAACAAAGAATCATAAAGAAAAAGTTCCATATAAAAATTGAGCAGGGTAACTTTTATGAAtcaataataatttagttttttcactGATGGGAATAATGGgaataaatatggaaatatgggaatacattacattttaaaaaacattaaaatagaatagtttttttatttaaaaagtttttactgtatttttgttgagacttaaacataaaaaaacataaaaaatctatAAGTATAAATGTACATGAACTAGCTTATactaaataactgttttcctCTTTCCTCCTTCtaactttctctttctttgtcttctcTCCTTGTTTCCTTGTTCATATTTCTGCCTTTTGTAGTGTTGCCATAGGCATCGGTTTCTACGGCAACAGTGAGGCAAACGATGGGATGTATCAGTTGACCTCATCCTTGCTCACTGCCAATTACACACTGGCTTCCATCGATCTTCTGGTGAGAacataaaatgcacacacacacacgcacaaacacacacacacaaacacgcttaTACATACACAAAAGCTTATTCCATCAATCTTCTTAAGCGCCAGGGGCCCAAAAGAAATGCAGGACGTTCAGAAAACACACTAAATGGTTTTATTAAGCAAGCGATCGGGGGAATTCAAAGTGAGAGTGTGTtcgaatgtgtttgtgtgtgaacgAGTGAGATAAAATCCTCTCCCAGTATTGATTTAGTTGGTTGCTCATATGGTCAATCAATGAATGCATGTCAATCTGATTAATGACCTACTTTACTTCTACTGTACTCTTGTAAGACCTTCTCCCTCCGTTCCAACTTTTCCATTCAGCTCTACTGTCCTTTATCTCCTATATCTATTCCACTACTCTTTTCTTATGTATTCCAAGTTAGTCTAATCATATGTCAGATCTGGATACAAATGCATCGGGTTAATTTAAAACATAGGATCTTCTCTTATTGCATACCCAGGTTTCAGACACCGTTGTCGGGCTGCAGCAGTCTGTCTCAGGGCCCTTGACCTCCATGGAGGAAGTGTTCGGTGGGCATAAGCCGGCGCTCGTGCCCACGCGCTCCTGCAGGCGTCTGTCAGAGCGAGTCGTGTCTCTCCTCTCCAACCTGACACTGGGAAGAGGTCTGATCCCCATTGCAGATGGATTTTACAGGGCCAATGGAAGCGAAAGCATAGTGGGTGCGCTCACCCCAGCACCTCCCTCTGTTGCTCCCACTCTCAGCCCATCCGCCAACAGCATCCCTGCACCCTTCTCCCCTGGCTGGGCAGCAAACACACTCATGGTGAATGAAGACTACAGGTGAGGAAAGGTCAAAGACATGAGTGCTaagagaaaatgagaaagttCGGGAAGAGAAAGTTTGAAAATTTGCTTAAAGGGCCACATAATATGcctttttaagatttttgaaGCTTAGTTTTCATGTTTGATTATATTAGATGGTcataaattctgtcataatttactcatggatgtcgttccaaacccaacccataagacctttgttcatcttcagaacacaaatcaagatatttctgatgaaatctgagcGCTTTCTGACACTGCATAACAGTGAGGACATAGTTAAAATGGTTCAACCGTAATAGGATGAAGCTAACGTAAAattttgaatactttttgtgtgcaaagataCAAAAAGAACTACTTTTTCAACAGTGTATTTTATTCTGTGTCAGTCTTCAACCCGCAGTCATGACACTACCACACCGGATGTGTGTGCATTCCTCTGTTGGCTAATAAGTTGCAGTGCATCCGGGTTTTCTTTGTGCTCAAAAAGTATGCTCGTAGCTTCAAAAAATGGTTATACcatgatgtcacatggactgttttaacgatgtccttactacatttctggtCCTTAAATGTGGTAGTTACATTGATGTCTATGAatgggtcagaaagctctcggattgcatcaaaaatacctttatttgtgttctaaagatgaatgaagctcTTAGtcttttggaatgacatgagggtaagtaattagacagaatttaaatgtttcgggtgaactatccctttaatgttaaaatgtaatttattcctatgatggcaaagctgaattttcagcagcaacATTTCGTATTATTATTAACGTTGAATACAGTCGTGCTGCCTAATACACTctctgaaaaagaaatgttacttAAAGGGTTCCAACAGCTTGTGAGTTGGGCAGCGCACCTTTGTACCTTCTTCATTTGTGAAGGATCCCTTGGaggattaatatttatttgaagatAATGATAATGTACTATTATGAACCCTTGTGACATAAAGGTACAAATATGTCACTTTGtgggtactgccccagtgatgaattacaattttgttctgagattgtaaaaaaaacaacttaacgTGGCAGCACATTTCTtgcattatgcaaatgaaaatatgaataaatgatgaatgagagggaaaagtatgaaaataatgcaaaattaattggTTAGTACATTTTCTCAATCTGCCTTTTGCAGgtgtgacaaaaatatattttggatgtctgtgtttgttgtttagGTGGCTGTCGTACGTGCTGCTGCTTTTACTGGATCTGGTCgtgtgtttctttattcttcTGGGTTTAGCCAAACAGGCTCGCTGGCTACTTATCCTGTGAGTACCAGTGTTTAGTAGTTCTTACATGCACACAGCATTCTTGTGTAATGTAAATCAAACGTAAACATTCATAGTAGTGCgtttattatgcatattgcATATATGAAATcccaagaaagaaaatgcttgCAGAAAACgggttttatttttgcttactGACACCCACTCTGGCACAGAGAGGCAGAtggtaaaaatgtgtgtgtgtgtgcactcaTTTGCAGGATGACAGTGCTGGCCTGGTTGGCTCTGTTTCTGAGTTGGGGTTCTCTCGGCCTGGAGACAGCCACAGTGGTGGTGAGTATTCAGGCAGCGTCTATCCCGacagaaaaacaacagctcTCCGCAAGCGGACATCCAGCACAGAATACCGCCatctgtgtgtgaatgagtgtgtgtgtgagagtgtgtcagCGCGCTTTTGCGGAGACATTTGTGTTCACTGAAAAATCCAGCCAAAACTCTGTGAATGTgactttttaagttttaaaaggtCACACCAGCCAAGATGCAGTCACTTATTGTGCGTTTGTGAAAGGGGGAGAGAGGAAtagagtgtgtttgtgcacgttataataaaaaaaggttttccaCTCTGGGAACTCGGCAGTCATGGCACAGTCCCAAAAAGGCAGGAAAATAGGGCAGAGATTAAAgattcaaagtgtgtgtgtatcggagtgcgtgtgtgtttctttgtaagaaaaagagaaaaaaaaaatggatgccGTGTTGAGGATGAGCATAAGAGGTCTTAAAAGcaacaggaaaagaaaagagagtgaaagagagagcagaGTGATTCAGAGAGGAATACAACAGTAATGGACttaaaaaggagagaaaataatatacacaagtgtatatatatataaaaattacaaatgcaaataCACTCTAGTGtagaatttgttttttataaattaattttttgcattaaaatgatcaaacgTGGCAATAAAGACCGAAACCAAAAATTGgttataagaaatatttattgtgcTCCAAATAAGAATAtcattgatttctgaagaattgaaggaatagtttaaccaaaaatgaacattcagtCATCAcgtactcaccctcaagtagttccaaacctgtatgaatttctttgttctgctgaaacacaaaggaagatgttttgaagaaagtttgtaaccaagctgttttgggtcaccatcaACTTCTATAGTAGGAAAAATAATACTATTgaagtcaacggtgacccaaaacagcctgcatgttacatgttttaaccatggttacaaactttctttatcTTCCCTTgtcttcagcagaacaaagaaattcatacaggtttggactacttgagggtgagtacgTGATGActgaatgttcattttgggtgaaccattctttaaaaataatttcaagagTAATgcctgctgaaaattcatcataggaatcaattacatttcttataaatttactatttaaaaaaaatacttattttaaatagtaaatttatataaaaacattactgtatttttggtcatatatatataatcaaatacagacttttaaatgttgtatataTTAAGGCTAAATGTTAAGCATCATCAATATAAACCGaacccaaaaaagaaagaaggaaagaaagtaACAGGACGAGATGGCAGTTGCTGGCCTTCAAAACAAGTGTTTCATTGTCCAAATCCAGCCAGCAGTAACAATTGCCTAGTGCTCCCTCTTTATAatacatgcgcgcacacactctcacattttCTGTCCTCTtttgtcactctctctctctctctctttctcctgaCCCTCTTTAGTCCTCTTGTGAAGCTCTTGTAATATTGAGTCCTATTCACCTTGATTAATCGCCCACATTCCATAAAGGAAAGCAATATGTGTGTtaaagagacaaacagacagaggcAGAGTGGACAAGAAGAAAGGTGGAAAACTGGATGAGTGATGAGATTATAGGGGCAGTTCGCATGTGTGTCAGTGAATACTGTAGATCAATAGCAGTCAGAGCCATGGGACAGAGAGGCTGAGGGAAGTATGTCACTTGGTCACTGTGTCACACTGTTAACATCTCTCTACTGTATTTGCTTTTGCTCAATTCCCTTTCTTgcttctctctatctctctctctctttctctctctgtttctttctcaggCCCTGAGTGATTTTTGCTTTGACCCAAACACTTTTGTGCTTAACTCCACTCACTTCAACTCTAGGACAAGTACAGGTACAATTGCTCTGTTTCAAAGCCTGTTGAGCTGCCTACGTAGGCACCATTATAGGGCATCAGTTACACTCCCAATGTGAAGGCCATACAAAAAGGCAGGTTAATTAAGTGCGGTGCATAAGATACCTCACTTTAGACAAATTATAATGCAGCGTCACAGCGTTTTTTGTGAGGTAGGCAATTCACAGAATTCATTGCACCAGCCTCCATTGAAGGATAAATCAAAGATGGCAGACGatggaaaataaatgttgatgcaAACTACCAATAAAGTAGTTCCATATAAATTGAATGGGTGAATTTATTCGTACGCATATTATGGGaatgttagcttagcaacaatGGCAAATTGAATCTCCCATGTGaagcattattttatgtttctcaTATATAGTGTTCCAAAGCGCTTAGGGCTGGAATACGCTACgcaactttttaaataaactgatttttaaaaacactaggCATCATACACTTAGCGGCTCACGCAGAAAcgtgcacaaataaaaacaaatgtgttctaAAATCGGCTTCAAACAAAGGTTTGATAAGCCACGACTCGATGGATTCCAATTTTGAGCATGTGACGATCATACACTACCTGATTTTCCAGGCTTTACCTGGTATTCCGGGCTTTTTGAAAGGTTTTACATACAGATGCCAAACAATCCCCATTTACACTGATCTACAGACATGGTTAAAAATGCTGTGTTATGCCTGCCGGGTCACGCATGTGCATCATGTCAACAGTTtcacaaatttacaaaaagaCAATAATAGCATCATTTATAATACTCTCTTTTAGGGGCCGTTCAAACCGAGCATATTTGGAATGTAAAAAACTTGAGTTtcgcatttttttaaaaacactgtcaaAATGGAGAGGTGGAAAAGTGGAATAGAAAAGCGTGTTCTGTGTGAACGGCCCTCGGAAGGCagctgtctatgtaggcagtAGACAGGGACACAGCTCGCTAAGTTTTGGAACAAGTCTAACTGTCCATCTGCCTTCGTCTCTGACGCATACGCAGTCTTACCCACGTCTTCAATCTTATTTTTCTcgctctcttctctctcttccctctAAATAGAAATCCTGGATTATTACCTAACCTGCAGCAGGAAAATGAGCAGCCCTTTTCAACAGGTGCGCAATCTTGTTACATGATGCGGCAGACGGTGATGTCATAGAGATTACTAAAGGAGTAAAAAATAGGATGTTAATGATATCACAAGGCAGAATTCCCCAAATATAAGGAGTTATAATGATGTCACAAAGCACAGATTAAGATTAAAAAGCAATGCCATTTATGTCACGGTGGGGATGAACAGAACAAAGAGGATTATGACATTATAATCAAGATTTTGTAATCAAGATCTAGGCTGACAGTGATTTTGGGGGAGCTGATGAATGAAGAATGGAATTTGATGTCGTAAAAGGAAATTATAAGGGACTGTGTGTTTCACACTGACAGCATTTCTGATGTGCAATAGAAGTGCTCTatagagaaaagaaaatgtattgaatATTTCCTTTAATAATGCCCCCAAATAATACTTTTAGCCATTGGAAGTTTGGTTTAATGCAGTGTGAagcaatgttattttagtattttaaattatatttttatattattattttagattttatacatttatatattattttgtatataaagttttgtcattttaaaatcaattcattttgaatatgtaatatgtttttttattaatatcccatttattagttattcattatattaatacataaatgaaaatggGAAATGTTACCTTGCCAGATAGCTGAAATAAAGTCATatctagttatttatttaacattaatatctagttattatattattttatttatattatatatttttattacattttatattaacatttggTTATTAACATTTAGTAGAATAGTTAAAATTTATTGTTTCAAGTAATCAAATcatgaatgtcattttattgtgtaattatttagtactgttttttaaggttttagtgAATTATAATAACCTTGAGGCCTTGAAACAGGCCTTGAGGggaatta is part of the Puntigrus tetrazona isolate hp1 chromosome 16, ASM1883169v1, whole genome shotgun sequence genome and encodes:
- the ttyh1 gene encoding protein tweety homolog 1 isoform X1, encoding MAAIATVPNYTPSIWVRLCHAIPRLDLTLQTRDSVFTPDSWEYQQTLLVLSSFSAIALVLSLLVVLSFLIHYCCCHRGEGGRDAEEEEEDDDASGGHGYSGRKGRGICCVTWVSVAAVTLCCVAIGIGFYGNSEANDGMYQLTSSLLTANYTLASIDLLVSDTVVGLQQSVSGPLTSMEEVFGGHKPALVPTRSCRRLSERVVSLLSNLTLGRGLIPIADGFYRANGSESIVGALTPAPPSVAPTLSPSANSIPAPFSPGWAANTLMVNEDYRWLSYVLLLLLDLVVCFFILLGLAKQARWLLILMTVLAWLALFLSWGSLGLETATVVALSDFCFDPNTFVLNSTHFNSRTSTEILDYYLTCSRKMSSPFQQILTQSQRALSSIHSHLSSLERDALPRFPKAEKSLREVQQILNATEGNFHQLVALLNCRGLNKDYVDSLKGLCYDGMEGLLYLSLYSFLSALAFTAILCSLPGAWRSFHSDSEEYEDSDSESEDPFTSHQARRQTATGSQRGALPPFYSYQGAGWTPPFSSAPPLPTPNVSSNGNPGYENLPLSDRQSPPPSYSPSMLTGYGGSQSHSNPSHSRNLYSH
- the ttyh1 gene encoding protein tweety homolog 1 isoform X2, whose amino-acid sequence is MAAIATVPNYTPSIWVRLCHAIPRLDLTLQTRDSVFTPDSWEYQQTLLVLSSFSAIALVLSLLVVLSFLIHYCCCHRGEGGRDAEEEEEDDDASGGHGYSGRKGRGICCVTWVSVAAVTLCCVAIGIGFYGNSEANDGMYQLTSSLLTANYTLASIDLLVSDTVVGLQQSVSGPLTSMEEVFGGHKPALVPTRSCRRLSERVVSLLSNLTLGRGLIPIADGFYRANGSESIVGALTPAPPSVAPTLSPSANSIPAPFSPGWAANTLMVNEDYRWLSYVLLLLLDLVVCFFILLGLAKQARWLLILMTVLAWLALFLSWGSLGLETATVVALSDFCFDPNTFVLNSTHFNSRTSTEILDYYLTCSRKMSSPFQQILTQSQRALSSIHSHLSSLERDALPRFPKAEKSLREVQQILNATEGNFHQLVALLNCRGLNKDYVDSLKGLCYDGMEGLLYLSLYSFLSALAFTAILCSLPGAWRSFHSDSEEYEDSDSESEDPFTSHQARRQTATGSQRGALPPFYSYQGAGWTPPFSSAPPLPTLPAC
- the ttyh1 gene encoding protein tweety homolog 1 isoform X3 yields the protein MAAIATVPNYTPSIWVRLCHAIPRLDLTLQTRDSVFTPDSWEYQQTLLVLSSFSAIALVLSLLVVLSFLIHYCCCHRGEGGRDAEEEEEDDDASGGHGYSGRKGRGICCVTWVSVAAVTLCCVAIGIGFYGNSEANDGMYQLTSSLLTANYTLASIDLLVSDTVVGLQQSVSGPLTSMEEVFGGHKPALVPTRSCRRLSERVVSLLSNLTLGRGLIPIADGFYRANGSESIVGALTPAPPSVAPTLSPSANSIPAPFSPGWAANTLMVNEDYRWLSYVLLLLLDLVVCFFILLGLAKQARWLLILMTVLAWLALFLSWGSLGLETATVVALSDFCFDPNTFVLNSTHFNSRTSTEILDYYLTCSRKMSSPFQQILTQSQRALSSIHSHLSSLERDALPRFPKAEKSLREVQQILNATEGNFHQLVALLNCRGLNKDYVDSLKGLCYDGMEGLLYLSLYSFLSALAFTAILCSLPGAWRSFHSDSEEYEDSDSESEDPFTSHQDSKRFLQWQPWL